Proteins from one Natrinema salinisoli genomic window:
- the bioB gene encoding biotin synthase BioB, with protein sequence MVYETGNETVDDALERVMAGEQLDRTHGLALMAQPVEALAEAGATVRDHFGDGTVDACSIVNAKAGNCAEDCGFCAQSVHFDTGIDTYGFLGPEKILEAAKRAERDGAQRFGIVVAEKGVSKEHRPEEWAEVLESIRLVRDECDLEVDASLGILTEEEAAILAEEGINHYNHNIETSPDYFPEIVNSHSFADRVETLEVAKEAGMDLCAGVILGMGETPTDRVEAAIALQDIGVSSLPVNVLNPVAGTPLAEAGVDITTEEIVKTVAVYKLLHPDSRVRLTGGREVNLEPDEQHLPLEAGADGILTGDYLTTEGQSPGDDLEIVERAGMEPNMDANEFDPEEVKARHSEAAESDSSTETAATGAEPSDD encoded by the coding sequence GTGGTTTACGAGACTGGAAACGAGACGGTCGACGACGCGCTCGAGCGGGTCATGGCCGGCGAGCAGCTCGATCGGACCCACGGGCTGGCACTGATGGCCCAGCCGGTCGAGGCGCTCGCGGAGGCCGGCGCGACCGTGCGCGATCACTTCGGTGACGGTACGGTCGACGCCTGCTCGATCGTCAACGCGAAGGCGGGTAACTGCGCCGAGGACTGCGGGTTCTGTGCGCAGTCGGTCCACTTCGATACCGGCATCGACACCTACGGCTTCCTCGGCCCTGAGAAGATCCTCGAGGCGGCGAAGCGCGCCGAACGCGACGGCGCCCAGCGATTCGGCATCGTCGTCGCCGAGAAAGGCGTCTCGAAGGAACATCGTCCCGAGGAGTGGGCGGAGGTCCTCGAGTCGATCCGACTGGTTCGCGACGAGTGCGATCTCGAGGTGGACGCCTCCCTCGGTATCCTCACCGAGGAGGAGGCCGCGATCCTCGCCGAGGAAGGGATCAATCACTACAATCACAACATCGAGACCTCCCCGGACTACTTCCCCGAGATCGTCAACTCTCACAGCTTCGCGGACCGGGTCGAGACGCTCGAGGTCGCCAAGGAAGCCGGGATGGACCTCTGTGCCGGCGTCATCCTCGGCATGGGCGAGACGCCGACCGACCGCGTCGAGGCCGCGATCGCCCTGCAGGACATCGGCGTCTCCTCGCTGCCGGTCAACGTCCTCAACCCCGTCGCGGGGACGCCGCTGGCGGAGGCGGGCGTCGACATCACGACCGAGGAGATCGTCAAGACGGTCGCGGTGTACAAACTGCTCCACCCCGACTCGCGGGTCCGCCTGACCGGCGGCCGCGAGGTCAACCTCGAGCCCGACGAGCAGCACCTGCCGCTCGAGGCCGGCGCGGACGGCATCCTCACTGGCGACTACCTCACGACCGAGGGGCAGTCGCCCGGCGACGACCTGGAAATCGTCGAGCGCGCGGGGATGGAGCCGAACATGGACGCCAACGAGTTCGATCCCGAGGAGGTCAAGGCTCGACACAGCGAGGCCGCGGAATCGGACTCGTCGACCGAAACGGCGGCCACGGGCGCGGAACCGAGCGACGACTGA
- a CDS encoding aminotransferase class I/II-fold pyridoxal phosphate-dependent enzyme gives MADRGFDLEDRLETLEETDLKRALSPVDRVAERGYFGEPSGGDLPVLETAEALVFASNNYLGLTDDQRVQDAARQAAATVGTGAGASRLVTGDTMVHRDLERVLAEVKGTERALAFSSGYAANVGTIAALEPDVIFSDELNHASIIDGCRLAGAETVVYDHCDAASLRSKLEERARTATRDGRDPADESWLIVTDSVFSMDGTVAPLEAICDAAEAFGAWVMVDEAHATGLYANGGGVVQAEGLEDRIQIQMGTLSKALASQGGYVAGSADLIECLVNDARSFVFSTGLAPPAAAAASEALHVARHSGARDHLWENVAHLRDGLESMGFEVLGESQILPVLVGDRTDAIDLAEGIRERDVVAPAIRPPTVPEGTSRIRVAPMATHDRDDIITCLEAFRAAGEEVGLL, from the coding sequence ATGGCCGACCGCGGGTTCGATCTCGAAGACCGACTCGAGACGCTCGAGGAAACCGACCTGAAACGCGCACTGTCGCCGGTCGATCGGGTTGCCGAGCGCGGCTACTTCGGCGAGCCCTCGGGCGGCGATCTGCCGGTTCTCGAGACAGCCGAGGCGCTGGTGTTCGCCTCGAACAACTATCTGGGGCTGACCGACGACCAGCGAGTACAGGATGCGGCCCGACAGGCCGCTGCGACGGTCGGCACGGGTGCGGGAGCGAGTCGACTCGTCACCGGCGATACGATGGTCCATCGGGACCTGGAACGAGTACTCGCCGAGGTCAAGGGAACCGAGCGGGCGCTGGCGTTCTCCTCGGGCTACGCCGCGAACGTCGGGACGATCGCAGCGCTCGAGCCGGACGTCATCTTCTCCGACGAACTGAACCACGCGAGCATCATCGACGGCTGTCGGCTCGCGGGTGCCGAAACGGTCGTCTACGACCACTGCGACGCCGCGAGTCTGCGATCGAAACTCGAGGAGCGCGCCCGAACGGCTACGCGAGACGGTCGGGATCCGGCCGACGAATCGTGGTTGATCGTCACCGATTCGGTGTTCAGTATGGACGGCACCGTCGCACCGCTGGAAGCGATCTGTGACGCCGCCGAGGCGTTCGGCGCGTGGGTGATGGTCGACGAGGCCCACGCGACCGGACTGTACGCGAACGGCGGCGGCGTCGTACAAGCCGAGGGGCTCGAAGACCGGATCCAGATACAGATGGGAACGCTGTCGAAGGCGCTGGCCAGTCAGGGCGGATACGTCGCCGGGAGCGCGGACCTGATCGAGTGCCTGGTCAACGATGCGCGCTCGTTCGTCTTCTCGACCGGCCTCGCGCCGCCGGCCGCCGCGGCCGCGAGCGAGGCGCTCCACGTCGCCCGCCACAGCGGTGCTCGAGACCACCTCTGGGAGAACGTCGCCCACCTCCGCGACGGGCTCGAGTCGATGGGATTCGAGGTGTTAGGCGAGTCCCAGATCTTGCCCGTACTCGTGGGTGACCGAACGGACGCGATCGACCTCGCCGAGGGCATCCGGGAGCGCGACGTCGTCGCACCGGCGATCCGACCGCCGACCGTTCCGGAGGGAACCAGCCGCATCCGCGTCGCCCCGATGGCGACGCACGACCGGGACGACATTATCACCTGTCTCGAGGCGTTCAGGGCGGCCGGCGAGGAGGTGGGACTGCTGTGA
- the bioD gene encoding dethiobiotin synthase: MSARRPLAVVGTGTGVGKTVITAGLTRLLREAGHDARAIKPAQTGHPPDDDAGFVAAACEDPDAATCPRYLEPALAPRVAAEVADETIEYEAIRAACEREIESTPVPIVEGIGGLRVPLAGDREVIDLVADLEAVAVVVTRAGLGTLNHTALTVDALAARGIDVCGIVVNEYAGETVAERTNPDELERMTGHGVETVPPLDDREGENDPPELAAGVVDALSPAFRDRLPMELSR, encoded by the coding sequence GTGAGCGCACGGCGACCGCTCGCCGTCGTCGGCACCGGCACGGGCGTCGGAAAGACGGTCATCACGGCCGGGCTCACGCGCCTGCTCCGCGAGGCCGGTCACGATGCACGGGCGATCAAGCCGGCGCAGACCGGCCATCCGCCGGACGACGACGCCGGATTCGTCGCCGCGGCCTGCGAGGACCCCGACGCCGCGACCTGTCCGCGCTATCTCGAGCCGGCGCTGGCACCGCGGGTCGCGGCCGAGGTCGCGGACGAGACAATCGAGTACGAGGCGATCCGTGCGGCCTGCGAACGCGAGATCGAGTCGACGCCGGTCCCGATCGTCGAGGGGATCGGCGGACTTCGAGTGCCGCTGGCCGGTGACCGCGAAGTGATCGACCTCGTCGCGGACCTCGAGGCCGTGGCGGTGGTCGTCACGCGGGCTGGACTGGGGACGCTCAACCACACCGCGCTGACGGTCGACGCGCTCGCGGCTCGCGGCATCGACGTCTGCGGGATCGTCGTCAACGAGTACGCGGGCGAGACGGTGGCCGAACGGACCAATCCCGACGAACTCGAGCGCATGACGGGTCACGGGGTCGAGACGGTCCCGCCGCTCGACGATCGTGAGGGGGAGAACGATCCGCCAGAACTCGCTGCCGGAGTCGTCGATGCACTGTCGCCGGCGTTTCGCGACCGGCTGCCGATGGAACTGTCTCGGTAG
- a CDS encoding transcriptional regulator, whose amino-acid sequence MDEITFAVLGTGGIGRRALEVSQHKDALTPVAACDRHGVAVDFDGLDVDELLAATEGNIDSEPRSGSDKSSGDEPRDNEVATDGGAAAEGGVKQHGEAKGVVASSQARRSEDPIQEIIDHGDRIDAVLLALPNYEHDFIPRTADRFAEGDYSGVMIDVLKRSRVIDMLDDRSESFEDAGITFICGAGATPGLLTGAAALAAQSFVEVTDVDIWWGVGLKSGYEDNRGTVREDIAHLPEYDIETARDLSEAEIEAIIDEHDGAIEFEDMEHADDVLLERAGVCDAEDVEVGGILDVRNDEKPTTTTVRVTGRTFDGETATNTFRLGDETSMEANVNGPALGYLKAGVRRNRAGEYGVFGPADLMPGF is encoded by the coding sequence ATGGACGAAATCACGTTTGCGGTCCTCGGAACCGGAGGCATCGGCCGACGAGCACTCGAAGTAAGCCAGCACAAGGACGCGTTGACGCCCGTCGCGGCGTGTGACCGCCACGGCGTCGCCGTCGATTTCGACGGCCTCGACGTCGACGAACTGCTCGCGGCGACGGAAGGCAATATCGATAGCGAGCCGCGGAGCGGCTCGGATAAGTCGAGCGGTGACGAGCCGCGAGACAACGAGGTCGCCACGGACGGTGGCGCGGCCGCCGAGGGCGGCGTCAAACAACACGGCGAAGCGAAAGGCGTTGTCGCCTCGAGCCAGGCCCGACGCAGCGAGGATCCGATTCAGGAGATAATCGACCACGGCGACCGGATCGACGCGGTGCTTCTCGCGCTACCGAACTACGAGCACGACTTCATTCCGCGGACCGCCGACCGCTTCGCCGAGGGCGACTACTCCGGCGTCATGATCGACGTGCTCAAGCGCTCGCGCGTGATCGACATGCTCGACGATCGCAGCGAGTCGTTCGAGGACGCCGGTATCACCTTCATCTGCGGGGCGGGCGCGACGCCCGGGCTGCTCACCGGCGCGGCGGCGCTGGCCGCCCAATCGTTCGTCGAGGTCACCGACGTCGACATCTGGTGGGGCGTCGGTCTCAAGTCCGGCTACGAGGACAACCGCGGGACCGTCCGGGAGGACATCGCCCACCTCCCGGAGTACGACATCGAGACCGCCCGCGACCTCTCCGAGGCGGAGATCGAGGCGATCATCGACGAGCACGACGGCGCCATCGAGTTCGAGGACATGGAACACGCCGACGACGTCCTGCTCGAGCGCGCCGGCGTCTGCGACGCCGAGGACGTCGAGGTGGGTGGCATCCTCGACGTGCGCAACGACGAGAAGCCGACGACGACCACGGTTCGCGTGACCGGGCGGACCTTCGACGGCGAGACGGCGACGAACACCTTCCGGCTCGGCGACGAGACCAGCATGGAAGCCAACGTCAACGGCCCCGCACTGGGCTACCTGAAGGCCGGCGTCCGACGGAACCGGGCCGGCGAATACGGCGTCTTCGGACCGGCCGATCTGATGCCCGGCTTCTGA
- a CDS encoding haloalkane dehalogenase, translating to MTVSVPEDRFEDVPDFDYEPQYVDVGDLRMAYVETGGDGSTTEDEETFLCLHGEPTWSFLYRKMMPTLAERGRVVVPDLIGCGRSDRYEDRDEYTVDMHYDALRTFVEELELTNITLVCQDWGGLLGLSLAANQPERFARLVPMNTGLPDGTQEMSDTWHAFAEMVATAEDLDIGELVANGCYRDLSEDVIDAYRAPFPDERYMAGARTFPGLVPQSPDDPGAELFADAQDRLAEWEKPAFVLFAKNDPITADNRDPLRGLIPTASDQPDVWIDEAAHFLQEDAGEEIAEHIVDFVDRT from the coding sequence ATGACTGTCAGCGTTCCGGAGGATCGGTTCGAGGACGTACCGGATTTCGACTACGAGCCGCAGTACGTCGACGTCGGTGATCTGCGGATGGCGTACGTGGAAACCGGCGGCGACGGGAGTACCACCGAGGACGAGGAGACGTTCCTCTGTCTGCACGGCGAACCGACCTGGTCGTTCCTCTACCGGAAGATGATGCCAACGCTGGCCGAACGGGGCCGCGTGGTCGTACCGGACCTGATCGGCTGCGGGCGCTCAGACAGGTACGAAGACCGGGACGAGTACACCGTCGACATGCACTACGACGCCCTTCGGACGTTCGTCGAGGAACTCGAGCTGACGAACATCACCCTCGTCTGCCAGGATTGGGGTGGCCTGCTCGGACTGTCGCTCGCGGCCAACCAGCCCGAGCGGTTCGCCCGGCTCGTCCCGATGAACACCGGCCTCCCCGACGGGACTCAGGAGATGAGCGACACCTGGCACGCGTTCGCCGAGATGGTGGCGACCGCCGAGGACCTCGACATCGGCGAGCTAGTCGCGAACGGCTGTTACCGGGACCTCTCCGAGGACGTGATCGACGCTTACCGCGCGCCGTTTCCGGACGAACGGTACATGGCCGGTGCCCGTACCTTCCCGGGGCTGGTGCCGCAATCGCCCGACGACCCCGGGGCCGAGTTGTTCGCGGACGCACAGGATCGGCTCGCCGAGTGGGAGAAACCCGCGTTCGTCCTGTTCGCGAAGAACGATCCGATCACGGCCGACAACCGCGATCCGCTGCGGGGCCTCATCCCGACCGCGAGCGACCAACCCGACGTCTGGATCGACGAGGCCGCACACTTCTTGCAGGAAGATGCCGGTGAGGAGATCGCCGAGCACATCGTCGACTTCGTCGATCGGACCTGA